In Paenibacillus sp. BIC5C1, a genomic segment contains:
- a CDS encoding endospore germination permease, with protein MLEKGRIGTRQLSILIFMMVVGDMMLIYPSVITSYAKQDAWICALIGVPLGMGLILMFLKLCSLYPEENLIQILRSILGFWPGSLVSVFYLFFFVVGASTHTREVGDFLTSQIFQYTPIRVIILMFVITVGWGLYHGLETMGRSSELLMPILIVFILVLAFCLLPQVDPSNLKPVTDSGVVSILQGILISIIYPIGELIPIMMIIPYTLKQAHRTRDVLMAAGLGNLLLAVLVLISLLVLGAFLTQHNIYASFVLSQKINIGGFFERIEAIMASSWLISTYIKAMVYMYAFIVGCAELFKLKQYRILILPASLLIFGLANLVSPNLTFIVITVVPYWVDWDTTLSIILPGLLLLVHMFKKGWKNKPSG; from the coding sequence ATGCTTGAGAAGGGCCGCATCGGAACAAGACAATTGTCCATCCTCATTTTTATGATGGTAGTCGGGGATATGATGCTCATCTATCCCTCGGTCATCACATCCTATGCCAAACAAGATGCCTGGATATGTGCTCTTATCGGGGTTCCGTTGGGAATGGGACTCATACTCATGTTTTTGAAGCTGTGCAGTCTGTATCCTGAAGAAAATCTGATACAGATTTTACGAAGTATTCTGGGATTTTGGCCGGGCAGTCTCGTATCCGTATTCTATCTTTTCTTTTTTGTAGTAGGTGCCTCCACACACACCCGAGAGGTAGGAGATTTCCTTACCTCCCAAATCTTTCAGTACACCCCGATTAGGGTCATCATTCTGATGTTTGTCATTACGGTTGGGTGGGGGCTATACCATGGTCTGGAAACAATGGGACGAAGCAGCGAATTGCTGATGCCTATCCTTATCGTGTTTATTCTCGTGCTTGCATTCTGTTTATTACCTCAGGTTGATCCCAGTAATCTGAAGCCTGTAACGGATTCCGGCGTTGTTTCCATCCTGCAGGGTATTCTCATAAGTATTATATATCCCATAGGTGAGCTGATCCCCATTATGATGATTATTCCCTACACGCTAAAACAGGCTCATCGAACTCGGGATGTTCTTATGGCGGCAGGACTTGGCAACTTGCTGCTTGCTGTATTGGTTTTGATCTCTCTGCTTGTTCTAGGTGCTTTCCTTACACAGCACAACATCTATGCTTCCTTTGTTTTATCTCAGAAAATTAACATCGGTGGTTTCTTTGAGCGTATTGAAGCCATTATGGCCTCTTCCTGGTTGATCTCCACGTATATTAAAGCGATGGTGTATATGTACGCATTTATCGTCGGATGCGCCGAACTATTTAAGCTCAAGCAGTATCGGATACTCATCCTGCCAGCATCATTGCTTATATTTGGCCTTGCCAATCTGGTTTCGCCCAATTTGACCTTCATCGTCATTACCGTCGTCCCATATTGGGTTGATTGGGACACCACATTGAGCATTATTTTGCCGGGACTGTTACTGTTGGTGCATATGTTCAAAAAGGGTTGGAAAAACAAGCCTTCGGGATAA
- a CDS encoding endospore germination permease — MPIREKITIRQFALLTFLVMVGDMILIYPSLVTTLGKQDAWICSFLSQPIGLFIIWILYKLQQTSPELSLIEICKKLLGTWIGSVLSIGYLFYFAIGAAICIREVGDFMTTQIYLETPIRIILIILMCSLIWGLMKGLQTMGATSELLTPIVVVFMALLFVGLLPNIKVSHLQPIFNISRVHLIETVVRGAFTSFGELLVLTMILPYVVSGPHLKRDLLLATFCGGLLLCVLLLFSLMVVGPFLTQHNIFISYTLSQKINIGNFFERIEAFMATAWLIATYFKSLLYMFAFVIGLAQLFQLKTYKPLILPSSLLMFALAILISPNVIFYIETIMPAWVDWDITCSFIIPLLLLLVHRIRFGKNRKNQPHPERLPT, encoded by the coding sequence ATGCCAATCAGAGAAAAAATAACCATTCGGCAATTTGCCCTGCTTACCTTTCTTGTCATGGTTGGGGATATGATTTTGATCTATCCATCGTTGGTCACTACCTTGGGTAAACAGGATGCATGGATATGCTCATTCCTCAGTCAGCCCATCGGTCTATTTATCATTTGGATTTTGTACAAACTACAACAAACCTCCCCTGAACTATCTTTAATAGAAATTTGCAAGAAATTGCTTGGTACATGGATTGGATCGGTCTTGTCTATTGGTTACCTATTCTATTTTGCAATAGGCGCTGCCATTTGTATCCGCGAAGTTGGAGACTTTATGACGACTCAAATCTACCTCGAGACCCCCATCCGTATCATTTTGATTATACTCATGTGTTCACTGATCTGGGGCCTAATGAAAGGATTGCAAACCATGGGAGCAACCAGTGAACTATTGACCCCTATTGTTGTTGTCTTCATGGCACTCCTGTTCGTGGGGTTGCTGCCCAACATAAAAGTTTCACATCTGCAGCCTATCTTTAACATCAGTCGGGTTCATTTGATTGAAACCGTTGTACGTGGAGCATTTACATCCTTCGGGGAGTTGCTCGTGCTTACGATGATTCTTCCTTATGTAGTGTCAGGGCCGCACCTTAAACGAGACCTGTTGCTTGCCACTTTCTGCGGAGGTCTGCTCCTGTGTGTACTGTTATTGTTTTCCCTTATGGTTGTGGGTCCTTTCCTAACCCAACATAACATTTTTATTTCGTATACCCTGTCTCAAAAAATTAATATCGGTAACTTCTTTGAGCGTATTGAAGCTTTCATGGCTACTGCCTGGTTAATTGCGACCTATTTCAAAAGCCTGCTGTACATGTTCGCTTTTGTTATCGGACTAGCTCAGCTGTTTCAGTTAAAAACCTACAAACCGCTCATTCTTCCTTCATCCTTGCTCATGTTTGCATTGGCCATCCTGATCTCCCCCAATGTCATTTTTTATATCGAAACCATTATGCCTGCATGGGTGGATTGGGACATTACTTGCAGTTTTATTATTCCTCTGCTGCTTTTACTTGTTCATCGCATTCGCTTTGGCAAGAACAGAAAAAATCAGCCCCATCCAGAACGCTTGCCCACATAA
- a CDS encoding ABC transporter permease, translated as MGLIWEYLKNYMKTRLTYRADFWVEILSDLLFQATNLIFIFVVFRHTDNLGGWSESEVLFVYGYFMVPYGIFSCFINLWGFSERYIVKGEMDRILTRPAHNLFQILLENVDPPALVGSFIGLIIMVISGAEMGLMLEWWHIPALIILTLSSVLIYAGIYITLTSLSFYSDAPTGILPLMYNIQGYGRYPVTIYNRAIQVLLTWVIPFAFVGIYPAALFLERSEMHRMAMLTPVMGLVFGSIGLLLWNYGVKKYRGAGS; from the coding sequence ATGGGTCTGATCTGGGAATATTTAAAAAATTATATGAAAACACGTCTCACGTACCGTGCCGACTTTTGGGTTGAGATCCTTTCGGATTTGCTGTTCCAGGCAACCAATCTGATCTTTATCTTTGTGGTTTTCCGACATACGGATAATTTGGGCGGCTGGAGTGAGAGTGAAGTCCTTTTTGTTTATGGATATTTTATGGTGCCGTATGGCATCTTCAGTTGTTTTATCAATCTGTGGGGGTTCAGTGAACGGTATATTGTCAAAGGCGAGATGGATCGCATATTAACACGACCTGCGCATAACCTGTTCCAGATTTTACTCGAAAATGTGGACCCGCCTGCACTTGTAGGTTCTTTTATCGGTCTGATCATTATGGTTATCAGTGGTGCAGAGATGGGACTTATGCTGGAGTGGTGGCATATTCCGGCCCTTATTATTCTTACTCTTAGCTCAGTGTTAATCTATGCAGGAATCTATATCACTTTGACGTCGTTGTCTTTTTATTCGGACGCGCCTACAGGCATCCTGCCATTAATGTACAACATTCAGGGATATGGACGTTATCCGGTAACCATCTATAACCGCGCGATTCAGGTCCTGTTAACGTGGGTCATTCCATTTGCCTTCGTGGGTATTTATCCGGCAGCCCTGTTCCTGGAACGATCCGAAATGCATCGAATGGCGATGCTAACACCTGTGATGGGATTGGTGTTTGGCTCCATCGGTCTTCTTCTGTGGAATTATGGTGTGAAGAAGTATCGCGGAGCAGGATCATAA
- a CDS encoding PLP-dependent aminotransferase family protein → MRKYEIIAESLKQWIQDQLRQQNSGQWQDKGIKLPAVRVLAEQYQCSVSTAIRAYEWLEERHLVYAVPQSGYYAVQNGAEVEDGEWQGPMDFASAAPDPRVFPYSDFRHCVDQAMEKKQAELFLYGTERGLPSLIELLQKQFADYQVFARKEQFFITSGVQQALAVLALMPFPNGNKQVMLELPGYHNMPSLLQGLNVPIAGVRRSLNGLDWDAIERQFREGDIKFFYVMPRFHNPIGTSLTTAEKKRLIRLAQRYDVYLVEDDFLADLEENTKQDPLWSYDTEGRVIYLKSYSKILFPGLRIGVAILPASLTASFSKYKKMLDIDTAVLSQAALEVYIRNGMFAHHGKVIRSRYAARMNKLYQQLNSFPDFGPFANAPRTGGEHTVLPLPKDMPLRVLLSRLDQRGVIADTTERYYPEGAQEIYQDKMLRLNISNVPKQRIKEGLRIIREEIAKLQKASTQAD, encoded by the coding sequence ATGAGAAAATACGAAATCATCGCCGAATCACTTAAGCAATGGATCCAGGATCAATTGCGCCAGCAGAACAGTGGACAATGGCAGGATAAAGGCATCAAACTGCCGGCTGTGCGTGTTCTGGCTGAGCAATATCAATGTAGCGTAAGTACAGCCATACGCGCTTACGAGTGGCTGGAAGAGCGGCATCTGGTCTACGCGGTGCCTCAGTCCGGATATTATGCGGTACAGAATGGGGCTGAAGTGGAGGATGGAGAGTGGCAGGGGCCAATGGATTTTGCCTCCGCAGCTCCTGATCCGCGAGTATTCCCTTATTCCGATTTTCGCCATTGTGTGGATCAGGCAATGGAGAAGAAACAGGCAGAGCTCTTCTTGTACGGAACCGAAAGAGGCTTGCCTTCCTTGATTGAACTATTGCAGAAGCAATTCGCTGATTATCAGGTGTTTGCCCGGAAGGAGCAGTTCTTTATTACTTCAGGTGTGCAGCAGGCTCTAGCTGTTCTGGCGTTAATGCCTTTTCCGAATGGGAATAAGCAGGTGATGCTGGAACTGCCGGGTTATCATAATATGCCTTCGCTTCTACAAGGGCTGAATGTACCGATTGCTGGTGTGAGGCGTTCTCTGAATGGCCTGGATTGGGACGCGATCGAACGGCAGTTCCGCGAAGGAGATATCAAATTCTTTTATGTTATGCCGCGTTTTCATAACCCGATTGGAACTTCCCTGACAACAGCTGAGAAGAAAAGATTAATCCGGTTGGCGCAGCGTTATGATGTCTATCTGGTAGAGGATGATTTCTTGGCTGATCTGGAAGAGAACACGAAGCAGGACCCGTTATGGTCGTATGATACGGAGGGGCGAGTGATTTATCTGAAAAGTTACTCCAAAATCCTGTTTCCTGGCCTGCGGATTGGTGTGGCTATTCTGCCTGCAAGTCTTACTGCATCGTTTAGTAAATACAAAAAAATGCTCGACATAGACACCGCGGTACTATCCCAGGCAGCACTTGAGGTCTACATCCGTAACGGGATGTTTGCCCATCATGGCAAAGTCATCCGCAGCCGCTATGCTGCCCGGATGAACAAATTGTATCAGCAACTTAATTCCTTCCCAGACTTCGGTCCATTTGCGAATGCACCGCGTACAGGTGGGGAGCATACGGTTCTGCCACTACCTAAGGATATGCCTCTCAGGGTCTTGCTGTCCCGGTTGGATCAACGGGGAGTCATTGCCGATACAACAGAACGATATTATCCAGAAGGTGCACAGGAGATATATCAGGATAAAATGCTGCGGTTAAACATATCCAATGTACCGAAGCAGCGGATCAAGGAAGGGTTGCGGATTATTCGTGAAGAAATAGCGAAACTGCAAAAGGCGTCCACACAAGCGGATTAA
- the bcp gene encoding thioredoxin-dependent thiol peroxidase, whose product MTLTEGKLAPDFELPSSTGETVKLSDYRGQRVLIYFYPKDMTSSCTQQACDFRDRHEEFKGLNTVILGISIDPMKQHDKFIAKYGLPFILLSDEEHKVAEQYGVWQLKKMYGKEYMGMVRSTFLIDEEGVLLKSWLKVRVKGHIEAALEAVQQL is encoded by the coding sequence TTGACATTAACTGAAGGCAAGCTCGCACCAGACTTTGAACTTCCGTCTAGTACGGGAGAGACGGTGAAGCTCTCGGATTATCGCGGACAGCGGGTGCTGATTTATTTTTACCCGAAGGATATGACTTCTTCCTGCACACAGCAGGCATGCGATTTCCGTGATCGTCATGAGGAGTTCAAGGGGTTAAATACAGTTATTCTGGGGATTAGTATTGATCCGATGAAGCAGCACGACAAATTCATAGCCAAATACGGCTTGCCATTCATCTTGTTATCCGACGAAGAACATAAGGTTGCCGAGCAATACGGCGTATGGCAGCTCAAAAAGATGTATGGCAAGGAATACATGGGGATGGTACGCTCCACGTTTCTCATTGATGAAGAGGGTGTACTTCTGAAGTCGTGGTTGAAAGTGCGGGTTAAAGGCCATATTGAAGCAGCACTTGAGGCTGTACAGCAACTTTAG
- a CDS encoding DMT family transporter — translation MNNRQTRTYAYVAAVLYAAIIGLSFLFVKMTVSVAHPIDVLAHRFALSLLVVSIPVIFGWIKIKLTLRDLWRIIPLGLLSPVLFFAFQAFGLVSSNSSEAGIIQAMAPVFTLVLASIFLKERTSLLQKLFLLLSVAGVIFIFLMKGSGMSAGNFKGIALLLLSTVCFAGYGVLARPLAQKYKPMELTWVTLMVGFIVFNAASLIRHASSGTMMDYVKPLGDASYLGALAYLAILSTMFSTLLASYALTHLEASKMSVFSNLSTLISIAGGAWILHEPVHGYHFVGALLIIAGVLGTNMSGRKRELVKPDQA, via the coding sequence ATGAACAATAGACAGACTAGAACATATGCATATGTAGCAGCTGTTTTATATGCAGCCATTATTGGTTTATCCTTTTTATTCGTCAAAATGACGGTGAGTGTCGCACATCCAATTGATGTATTGGCACATCGTTTTGCCTTGTCGTTACTTGTAGTCAGCATCCCTGTTATTTTTGGATGGATCAAAATCAAGCTAACCCTTCGTGATCTGTGGCGTATCATTCCGCTAGGGCTGCTCTCTCCTGTTTTGTTCTTTGCCTTTCAGGCATTCGGGCTAGTCTCGTCCAACTCATCGGAAGCAGGGATTATCCAGGCGATGGCCCCCGTATTCACACTTGTGTTGGCCTCTATCTTTCTAAAAGAACGTACATCCCTTTTGCAAAAACTGTTCCTGCTGTTGTCCGTGGCCGGTGTTATCTTTATTTTCTTGATGAAAGGGAGCGGGATGTCGGCAGGCAATTTTAAAGGTATTGCTTTATTGCTGCTCTCCACGGTTTGTTTTGCAGGTTATGGTGTATTGGCAAGACCCTTGGCGCAGAAATATAAACCGATGGAATTGACCTGGGTGACCCTGATGGTTGGATTTATCGTCTTCAACGCAGCTTCCCTGATTCGTCACGCGTCGAGCGGAACCATGATGGATTATGTGAAGCCACTGGGAGATGCATCTTACCTAGGAGCACTGGCCTATCTGGCCATCCTCTCCACCATGTTCTCCACGCTGCTGGCGAGTTATGCCCTGACTCATCTGGAAGCTTCCAAAATGAGTGTATTCAGTAATTTATCCACGCTTATTTCGATTGCTGGCGGAGCCTGGATCTTGCATGAACCTGTTCATGGCTACCACTTTGTTGGAGCTCTGCTGATCATCGCTGGTGTACTTGGCACCAATATGAGCGGAAGAAAACGTGAGCTGGTCAAACCAGATCAAGCATGA
- a CDS encoding ABC transporter permease, whose translation MNSAFFDFMRIRFLTMLAYRVNYYSGILIYTLNIGVYYFTWQAIYGSSGELGGFTAAQMTTYVAVSWMARAFYFNNLDREIAADIRDGSIAIQFIRPINYVMVKMMQGLGEGIFRFLLLMIPGMLIAILLFPVELPTAPSAWIGFLVMLFFSFLINSQINVITGLAAFFVENNEGMMRMKRVVVDLFSGLIIPISLYPGWMSAVMKVLPFQAITYLPGSVFTGRVEGTGIWSVLGIQVFWFVILLIPMMLIWRQARKRLFVQGG comes from the coding sequence ATGAATAGTGCTTTTTTCGATTTTATGCGCATTCGGTTCCTGACAATGCTTGCATACCGGGTGAATTATTATTCCGGCATTTTGATATATACGCTGAATATCGGCGTGTATTACTTTACGTGGCAAGCCATTTACGGCAGTAGTGGTGAACTGGGCGGTTTTACGGCAGCTCAGATGACGACATATGTGGCTGTATCGTGGATGGCGCGTGCGTTTTATTTTAACAATCTGGACCGTGAAATAGCCGCAGACATTCGGGATGGCTCCATCGCCATTCAATTCATAAGACCGATCAACTATGTCATGGTCAAAATGATGCAAGGACTAGGCGAAGGTATTTTCCGTTTCCTGCTGCTCATGATTCCTGGAATGCTCATTGCCATTCTGTTGTTCCCGGTTGAATTGCCTACGGCGCCGTCCGCGTGGATTGGCTTTTTGGTTATGCTGTTCTTCAGTTTCCTCATTAACTCCCAGATTAATGTCATTACGGGACTGGCCGCATTTTTTGTGGAAAACAATGAAGGTATGATGCGCATGAAGCGCGTTGTGGTTGATCTGTTTTCGGGTCTGATCATTCCAATCAGCCTCTATCCGGGCTGGATGTCCGCAGTGATGAAAGTATTGCCTTTTCAGGCCATTACGTATCTACCCGGTTCGGTTTTCACTGGAAGAGTGGAAGGCACAGGCATCTGGAGCGTACTCGGCATTCAGGTGTTCTGGTTTGTCATACTGCTCATTCCGATGATGCTGATCTGGCGTCAGGCGCGCAAGCGTCTGTTCGTGCAAGGAGGATAA
- a CDS encoding LCP family protein translates to MTRKTKRTIWISLAAFVLIVGGAAAFYFGSILNQLNGLQKEGDESPFAGIENVEKVSTPDPPKWEGTETVNILVMGVDARGLEKGEVPRSDSMMVVSLDPLTKKINLFSILRDTYVNIDGYGKERINTAITHGPNVAMKAAGDLLGIPVQYYVYTDFQGFIKLVDAVGGVDFDVEKDMHYTSKADNNEYDIDLKKGYQHLDGDTALMYVRFRHDAMSDYARSERQREFLKAVAAKMQSTTTIAKLPSILEEVNPYVDTNLTLSDMWKLGGLGYQSSMNGSEQIPPMKMLKEERTPGGAEVLTVTNEEKLKQYIQDIIHPPVQEEGSTTGAEDKTASGDEQDSKQPAQ, encoded by the coding sequence ATGACCAGAAAGACGAAGAGAACCATATGGATTTCTCTTGCCGCCTTCGTGCTGATTGTTGGAGGCGCTGCGGCATTTTATTTCGGTTCTATTCTCAATCAGTTGAATGGCTTGCAAAAGGAAGGCGATGAATCGCCGTTTGCCGGTATCGAAAATGTTGAAAAAGTAAGTACACCGGATCCTCCGAAATGGGAAGGCACCGAAACGGTAAATATTCTCGTTATGGGTGTTGATGCCCGCGGGCTGGAGAAAGGGGAAGTCCCTCGTTCTGACAGCATGATGGTCGTGTCGCTTGACCCACTCACCAAAAAAATTAATTTATTCTCCATTCTGCGCGACACATACGTCAATATTGACGGCTATGGCAAGGAACGCATCAATACTGCGATTACCCATGGTCCCAACGTGGCAATGAAAGCTGCCGGAGACCTGCTGGGTATCCCTGTCCAGTATTATGTGTATACCGATTTCCAAGGATTCATCAAATTGGTGGACGCCGTTGGCGGTGTGGATTTTGACGTAGAGAAGGACATGCACTATACAAGTAAAGCGGACAATAATGAATACGATATTGATTTGAAAAAAGGCTACCAGCATTTGGATGGCGACACGGCTCTCATGTACGTTCGCTTCCGTCATGATGCCATGTCGGATTATGCCCGTTCCGAACGGCAGCGCGAATTCCTGAAAGCTGTAGCAGCGAAAATGCAGTCAACAACAACGATAGCCAAGCTGCCTTCCATTCTGGAAGAAGTAAATCCTTATGTAGATACCAATCTGACCCTATCCGACATGTGGAAGCTGGGCGGACTCGGATATCAGAGCAGCATGAACGGCAGCGAGCAAATCCCGCCAATGAAAATGCTCAAGGAAGAGCGGACACCAGGCGGTGCTGAGGTGCTGACGGTAACCAATGAGGAAAAACTCAAGCAATATATTCAAGATATCATTCATCCTCCTGTTCAAGAAGAAGGCAGTACTACCGGAGCCGAAGACAAAACGGCAAGTGGTGACGAACAAGACTCCAAGCAACCTGCACAGTAA
- a CDS encoding ABC transporter ATP-binding protein: MLAIDVKDLRKSFSVQKSRGGLKGAFQDLFARQYQEVLAVNDISFQIPQGEICGYIGENGAGKSTTIKMLTGILVPTSGQISVGGYVPYQEREKFVQNIGVVFGQRSQLWWDIGVIESFHLLRKVYRVGEVDFRKRLDELVERLQLQDLLNRPVRKLSLGQRMRCELVAALLHNPDIVFLDEPTIGLDIVVKSEIREFLKDMNKEHGTTILLTTHDLQDIEALCSRVIMLDAGNIIYDGGLDHLKSQWGKEREIRFKFGTAHPMEQMLEWTAALPVRWTVENELSASVWIPLELNVSDVLGRVVGQADITDIQIIEINTDEIVRSIYQSGSAERPEIVGAKNEAVGVS, translated from the coding sequence ATGCTGGCGATTGATGTCAAAGATTTACGCAAGTCGTTTAGCGTCCAGAAAAGTCGAGGAGGACTTAAGGGCGCATTCCAGGATCTGTTTGCACGTCAATACCAGGAGGTATTGGCTGTAAATGATATTTCATTTCAGATTCCGCAGGGCGAAATATGCGGATATATTGGGGAGAACGGTGCCGGTAAATCAACAACGATCAAGATGTTGACCGGCATTTTGGTGCCTACTTCAGGGCAAATATCGGTTGGTGGATATGTTCCGTATCAGGAACGTGAGAAGTTTGTACAGAATATTGGTGTCGTTTTTGGTCAACGCAGCCAACTCTGGTGGGATATTGGTGTCATTGAGTCTTTCCATCTGCTGCGCAAAGTGTATCGAGTAGGAGAGGTCGATTTTCGCAAACGTCTGGATGAATTGGTTGAGCGGTTACAGCTTCAGGATCTGCTGAACCGTCCGGTTCGTAAGCTCAGTCTTGGACAGCGTATGCGCTGTGAGCTGGTTGCTGCGCTGTTGCATAATCCGGATATTGTGTTTCTGGATGAACCAACCATTGGTCTGGATATTGTCGTCAAGTCGGAAATCCGTGAATTCCTGAAAGACATGAACAAGGAACACGGAACAACCATTTTGCTGACAACCCACGATCTGCAGGACATCGAAGCTTTATGTTCAAGAGTTATTATGCTCGATGCGGGCAATATCATCTATGATGGCGGGTTGGATCATCTCAAATCCCAGTGGGGCAAAGAACGGGAAATCCGGTTCAAGTTTGGTACGGCTCACCCCATGGAACAAATGCTGGAATGGACAGCGGCGCTTCCTGTTCGCTGGACGGTGGAGAATGAGCTGTCCGCATCGGTCTGGATTCCACTTGAACTCAACGTGTCGGATGTGCTGGGACGTGTCGTTGGACAGGCAGATATTACCGATATTCAGATTATTGAGATTAACACGGATGAAATCGTGCGCAGTATTTACCAATCCGGTTCAGCCGAGCGTCCCGAGATTGTGGGCGCAAAGAACGAAGCGGTGGGTGTATCCTAA
- a CDS encoding glutamate-1-semialdehyde 2,1-aminomutase encodes MNPSRSRSELLYEEALQHIVGGVNSPSRSFKAVGGGAPVFMKKAQGAHFWDVDDNRYIDYLAAYGPIVTGHAHPHITQAITEAAANGVLYGTPTELEIKLAKMLKEAIPSMDKVRFVNSGTEAVMTTIRVARAYTKRNKIVKFAGCYHGHSDLVLVAAGSGPSTLGIPDSAGIPTSIAHEVITVPFNDLDSLKAALERWGDDVAAVMVEPIVGNFGMVMPEPGFLEGLCAMTRDNGSLVIYDEVITAFRFHYGSTQTYAGLDNHSEIEPDLTALGKIIGGGLPIGAYGGRKQVMEQVAPLGPAYQAGTMAGNPASISAGIACLEVLQGEGVYAEMERLAIDLTTGLQASADRHGIALTINRIRGAFSTHFCDHPVTNYDQAQDTDGEQFASFFRHMLNRGINLAPSKYEAWFLTTAHTDKDVAETLEAAEASFKAMAQA; translated from the coding sequence ATGAATCCATCACGTTCCCGTTCCGAGCTTTTATACGAAGAAGCACTTCAACATATTGTAGGAGGTGTGAACAGTCCCTCCCGCTCTTTCAAAGCGGTGGGTGGCGGAGCGCCTGTCTTTATGAAAAAAGCGCAAGGTGCGCACTTCTGGGATGTCGACGACAACCGTTATATCGATTATCTCGCGGCCTACGGCCCGATTGTTACAGGACATGCCCACCCTCATATTACCCAAGCGATTACCGAGGCAGCAGCAAATGGTGTGCTGTATGGTACGCCTACGGAACTTGAGATCAAACTCGCCAAAATGCTGAAGGAAGCCATTCCTTCAATGGATAAGGTTCGCTTTGTAAACTCCGGTACAGAAGCAGTCATGACCACCATCCGGGTTGCCCGTGCCTACACCAAACGTAATAAAATTGTGAAATTCGCTGGATGTTATCACGGTCACTCCGACTTGGTTCTTGTGGCAGCAGGTTCTGGGCCTTCCACGCTGGGTATTCCTGATAGTGCAGGTATTCCAACGAGCATTGCGCACGAAGTCATCACGGTACCTTTTAACGATCTGGACAGCCTAAAAGCGGCTCTGGAGCGTTGGGGCGATGATGTCGCCGCAGTCATGGTTGAACCGATTGTCGGCAACTTCGGTATGGTTATGCCGGAACCTGGCTTCCTGGAAGGACTCTGTGCCATGACTCGGGACAACGGCTCGCTCGTCATTTACGATGAGGTCATTACAGCCTTCCGTTTCCACTATGGCTCTACACAGACTTACGCGGGACTGGACAATCATTCGGAGATCGAACCGGATCTGACTGCACTTGGCAAAATCATCGGCGGTGGTCTGCCCATCGGTGCTTACGGCGGTCGTAAACAGGTTATGGAGCAGGTTGCTCCACTCGGCCCGGCCTATCAAGCCGGAACGATGGCAGGTAACCCTGCGTCTATCTCTGCGGGTATCGCTTGTCTGGAAGTTCTGCAAGGCGAAGGTGTATATGCGGAGATGGAACGTCTTGCGATTGATCTGACAACAGGCCTTCAGGCTTCTGCGGATCGTCATGGCATTGCGTTAACCATTAACCGAATTCGTGGCGCCTTCTCCACTCACTTCTGTGATCACCCGGTTACGAATTACGATCAAGCTCAGGATACCGATGGTGAACAGTTCGCTTCCTTCTTCCGTCATATGCTGAATCGTGGCATTAATCTGGCTCCTTCCAAATATGAAGCCTGGTTCCTGACCACTGCACATACGGACAAGGATGTTGCGGAAACACTTGAAGCCGCAGAAGCTTCCTTTAAAGCTATGGCTCAGGCGTAA